From Rhodovastum atsumiense, a single genomic window includes:
- the coaD gene encoding pantetheine-phosphate adenylyltransferase yields the protein MSEPSCRYRIGLYPGTFDPVTNGHLDIIGRAARLLDKLIVGVAMNIGKGPLFPLDERVDLVRAEVAPIAERTGTEIEVRPFEGLLMHFAQSVGASVIVRGLRAVSDFDYEFAMAGMNYRLDSTVETVYLMASERHQFIQSRFVKEIAQLGGDISSFVPPLTLQRTRARLAPPHA from the coding sequence TCGATCCGGTGACCAATGGGCATCTCGATATCATCGGGCGCGCCGCGCGGTTGCTGGACAAGCTGATCGTCGGCGTGGCGATGAACATCGGCAAGGGGCCGTTGTTCCCGCTGGATGAGCGCGTCGATCTGGTGCGCGCGGAAGTGGCGCCCATTGCCGAGCGCACCGGCACCGAGATCGAGGTGCGGCCCTTCGAAGGCCTGCTGATGCATTTTGCGCAGTCGGTCGGGGCCAGCGTGATCGTGCGGGGGCTGCGCGCGGTTTCGGATTTCGACTACGAATTCGCCATGGCCGGCATGAACTACCGGCTCGATTCGACGGTTGAGACCGTCTACCTCATGGCCAGCGAACGGCACCAGTTCATCCAGTCGCGATTCGTCAAGGAGATTGCCCAGCTTGGGGGCGACATCTCCTCTTTCGTGCCGCCGCTGACCTTGCAGCGGACGCGCGCCCGACTGGCGCCGCCGCACGCATAG
- a CDS encoding peptidylprolyl isomerase: protein MSEAQTQLDPENTVYLDLKDGRVVIQLLPDIAPKHVERVKTLCRKGFYDGTPFHRVIDGFMAQGGDPTGTGTGGSGLGNIPAEFTNKRRFLRGTVGAARSMNPNSADSQFYIMFAPAPHLDGQYTIWGQVVSGMEFIDKIKKGTGRNGEVTDPDRIVHMRVAADVK, encoded by the coding sequence ATGAGCGAAGCCCAGACGCAGCTGGATCCCGAGAACACCGTCTATCTCGACCTCAAGGATGGGCGGGTGGTGATCCAGCTTCTTCCGGACATCGCGCCCAAGCACGTGGAGCGGGTCAAGACGCTGTGCCGGAAGGGGTTCTATGACGGTACCCCGTTCCATCGCGTGATCGACGGCTTTATGGCGCAGGGCGGCGATCCGACCGGCACCGGCACGGGCGGCAGCGGGCTTGGCAATATTCCCGCCGAGTTCACCAACAAGCGCCGCTTCCTGCGGGGCACGGTGGGCGCCGCGCGGTCGATGAACCCGAACAGCGCCGACAGCCAATTCTACATCATGTTCGCCCCCGCGCCGCATCTGGACGGGCAGTACACGATCTGGGGCCAGGTCGTGTCGGGCATGGAGTTCATCGACAAGATCAAAAAGGGAACCGGCCGGAACGGGGAAGTGACAGATCCGGATCGCATCGTGCATATGCGCGTTGCAGCGGACGTGAAGTAA
- a CDS encoding tyrosine-type recombinase/integrase, whose product MSPVDLPYLKIYRSRGRLYAYYRRAGCRIRLAGEIGSPEFLASYDAARRQVEAVATPGRQREASPLPGSLLALVQLYRSAPEYRSLGDATRASYDRHIDALLPRFGDLPVAQVPRAWVLAMRDELQQTPRAANYRVAVIKRLLSFAVEREWRSDNPASRTKGLRTGPGHRAWADSEVEAMTSEAAGDFRIPVLLALHTAQRQADVLAMTWAAYDGSAIRVRQGKQRHLRDAAEMAIPVHPILRTVLDAERERQRAEATARNCPVPATICVTNDLRPWKADWFKHRFAATRATMGLPTDLHFHGLRHSAASRLAEAGASDAEIQAITGHRTRAMVAHYTAGARQKSLAKSGMARLSRKRTGNQSV is encoded by the coding sequence ATGTCGCCGGTTGATCTGCCATACCTGAAAATCTACCGCTCTCGCGGCCGGCTCTACGCCTACTACCGGCGGGCCGGCTGCCGGATCCGGCTTGCCGGCGAGATCGGCAGCCCCGAGTTTCTGGCCAGCTACGACGCAGCACGGCGCCAGGTAGAGGCCGTCGCCACTCCGGGCCGCCAACGGGAAGCATCGCCCCTCCCCGGCTCTCTGCTGGCCCTCGTGCAGCTCTATCGCAGCGCGCCGGAATATCGCTCTCTGGGAGACGCTACCCGGGCCAGCTACGACCGCCACATTGATGCACTGCTGCCACGTTTCGGTGACCTGCCCGTCGCCCAGGTGCCCCGGGCGTGGGTGCTGGCGATGCGTGACGAGCTGCAGCAGACACCCCGGGCCGCGAACTACAGGGTGGCCGTGATCAAGCGCCTGCTGTCATTCGCGGTCGAGCGCGAATGGCGCTCGGATAACCCGGCGTCACGGACCAAGGGGCTCCGCACAGGCCCTGGGCATCGGGCGTGGGCCGATTCGGAGGTCGAGGCCATGACCAGCGAGGCCGCGGGAGACTTCCGCATTCCGGTTCTGCTGGCCCTGCACACCGCCCAGAGGCAGGCCGACGTGCTCGCAATGACCTGGGCCGCCTACGACGGCAGCGCCATTCGGGTCCGCCAGGGGAAACAGCGCCACCTGCGGGACGCCGCCGAGATGGCCATCCCGGTGCACCCGATACTGCGCACTGTCCTGGACGCCGAGCGTGAACGTCAGCGGGCCGAGGCCACGGCACGCAACTGCCCGGTCCCCGCCACCATCTGCGTCACCAACGATCTGCGGCCTTGGAAGGCGGACTGGTTCAAGCACCGATTCGCAGCGACACGCGCCACGATGGGGCTACCGACCGACCTGCACTTCCACGGGTTGCGGCACTCGGCCGCCTCTCGGCTCGCCGAAGCCGGCGCCAGCGACGCCGAAATCCAGGCCATCACCGGGCACCGGACACGGGCCATGGTGGCCCATTACACGGCCGGAGCGCGGCAAAAATCGCTGGCAAAATCGGGAATGGCCCGGCTGTCGCGGAAACGGACCGGGAACCAGAGTGTCTAA
- a CDS encoding helix-turn-helix transcriptional regulator: protein MQPEGERKAMPHWPRGLSEDLAAAYVGLSSSTFRREVGAGRAPASVRLTPGRQVWLREDLDAWLDRLAGRAPASAGTNPWMARVNVAG from the coding sequence ATGCAGCCTGAGGGTGAGCGCAAGGCCATGCCGCACTGGCCACGCGGTCTCTCGGAGGACTTGGCCGCCGCCTATGTCGGCCTATCGTCCAGCACGTTCCGCCGCGAGGTAGGGGCCGGCCGGGCACCTGCCTCGGTCCGCCTCACCCCCGGCCGTCAGGTCTGGCTCCGCGAGGATCTGGATGCCTGGCTTGACCGCCTGGCCGGCCGCGCGCCAGCCTCGGCCGGAACGAACCCATGGATGGCCAGGGTCAATGTCGCCGGTTGA
- the tnpC gene encoding IS66 family transposase, which produces MPTPPRIRLTEAEKDALLLEQAALIERMAARIAELETLVGKPRKTSSNSSLPPSQDGPGRKNRERKRSRKPRPSRPGATRPLADTPDKTERCLVEACPHCGAAVAETAQQCRERYDHVDLPAVRPEVTRVEVFGGRCHGCGRRYRAPTPAAMPPGTPFGPGIHALLAYLHHSHHVGFERLSRMCKELFGLSISEGAIANAFRRMAGKFDAACAAIKAKLLQARVIASDETTTRIDGVTHWQWVFVSEQAILHEIAPGRGRAVAEAVLDGHRPEVWVSDRYAGQQELGQTHQVCLAHVLRDVQYAIDCGDTVCAPKIRDHLRWAIRIGKRRPSLKDSTLAVYAGQAERRLDRLLGTPAAHPAGRELQRQIKAWRNKFFVFLHDRRVPPTNNISEQEIRPSVVFRKVTNGFRSAWGAKVHAGYRSVTGTARLKGTTALNAVRALIDGSFAIA; this is translated from the coding sequence ATGCCGACCCCTCCTCGCATCCGGCTGACCGAGGCTGAAAAGGACGCGCTGCTGTTGGAGCAGGCGGCGCTGATTGAGCGCATGGCGGCGCGGATCGCCGAGTTGGAAACGCTGGTTGGCAAACCGCGGAAGACGTCGTCGAATTCCAGCCTTCCGCCGTCCCAGGATGGCCCGGGGCGCAAGAACCGGGAGCGGAAGCGGTCGCGCAAACCCCGCCCCTCGCGACCGGGGGCGACGCGGCCCCTGGCGGACACCCCCGATAAGACGGAACGCTGCCTGGTCGAGGCCTGCCCGCATTGCGGAGCGGCCGTGGCCGAGACGGCGCAGCAGTGCCGCGAGCGCTACGACCACGTCGACCTTCCCGCCGTCCGCCCGGAGGTGACGCGGGTCGAGGTGTTTGGCGGGCGGTGTCACGGCTGCGGCCGGCGCTATCGCGCCCCGACGCCCGCGGCCATGCCACCGGGGACGCCGTTCGGGCCAGGGATCCACGCCCTGCTGGCCTACCTGCATCACAGCCACCACGTTGGCTTCGAGCGCCTGTCGCGGATGTGCAAGGAACTGTTCGGGCTTTCCATCTCGGAAGGGGCGATCGCCAATGCCTTCCGCCGGATGGCAGGCAAGTTCGATGCCGCTTGCGCGGCCATCAAGGCGAAGCTGCTGCAGGCCCGCGTCATCGCCTCGGATGAAACCACCACCCGCATCGACGGCGTCACCCATTGGCAGTGGGTGTTCGTCTCCGAGCAGGCAATTCTGCACGAGATCGCGCCAGGGCGGGGACGCGCCGTGGCCGAGGCGGTGCTCGATGGCCACCGGCCCGAGGTGTGGGTTTCGGATCGCTACGCCGGGCAGCAGGAGTTGGGCCAGACCCATCAGGTCTGCCTCGCTCACGTGCTGCGCGACGTGCAATACGCCATCGACTGCGGCGATACGGTGTGTGCCCCGAAGATCCGCGACCATCTGCGCTGGGCGATCCGGATCGGCAAGCGACGACCATCGCTCAAAGACAGCACGCTCGCCGTCTATGCCGGCCAGGCCGAGCGACGTCTGGATCGCCTGCTCGGCACGCCGGCCGCTCATCCGGCCGGGCGGGAGTTGCAGCGGCAGATCAAGGCCTGGCGAAACAAGTTCTTCGTCTTCCTGCATGACCGGCGCGTTCCGCCGACCAACAACATCAGCGAGCAGGAAATCCGGCCCTCCGTGGTGTTCCGCAAGGTCACCAACGGGTTCCGCTCCGCCTGGGGCGCCAAGGTCCACGCCGGCTATCGCTCGGTCACCGGGACGGCCCGCCTGAAAGGAACGACCGCCCTCAACGCCGTCCGAGCTCTCATCGACGGTTCGTTCGCCATCGCCTGA
- a CDS encoding PD-(D/E)XK nuclease-like domain-containing protein yields MAPKAFRFVAFETYEPYCVAIYEVAQTLLEAATTDMHKATATWARCLLTNEWPGYSSQVNYVEASVGRMINAQENELQWSMPMAEAA; encoded by the coding sequence GTGGCGCCGAAGGCTTTCCGGTTCGTCGCCTTCGAGACCTACGAACCCTATTGCGTCGCGATCTACGAGGTCGCCCAGACGCTCCTGGAAGCCGCAACCACCGACATGCACAAGGCAACCGCGACATGGGCGCGGTGCCTGCTGACGAACGAGTGGCCGGGCTACTCGTCCCAGGTCAACTACGTCGAGGCCAGCGTCGGACGGATGATCAATGCCCAGGAGAACGAGCTGCAGTGGTCTATGCCCATGGCGGAAGCAGCATGA
- a CDS encoding ISNCY family transposase (programmed frameshift), producing MRVRYENQRTLVTLAGPTRLRLKVRRCEQAGCERRDLPWRPEAEGSIALAKHEFGLDVIALAGVLRHRDHRSVPEIHQALRARGLEISERSVTNLLDRYDELLATSLTDSRRLRALLAKQRRVILALDGLQPDVGHEVLWVVRDCVSGEVLLARSLLSGTARDLAPLLREVTEAVGVPVVGVVSDGQTSIRRAVERALPGVPHQLCQFHFLREAVLPIFEADRHAKKELKKRVRGVRQIERSVEGSDEPQAEVVRGYCAAVRSAITDDGRPPLAAAGLKLKGRLEAVADSLDRVAEKGGNTPPLARLQDLIERGLEQTAALWPDIERVYPWVHKAAHLLNNHDAEDAATLQRRFDGLVGAMARHRDSAGSLSGAVDHFCKVTRSYRPGLFHCYAVLGLPRTNNDLEHEFGSQRYHERRATGRKVASPAAVLRGEARLVAAVATRRHSPNGADLGRVDRERWKELRRRLDRRRHARTMRTRFRRDPTAYLAELEDKACQSILPT from the exons ATGCGGGTACGCTACGAGAACCAGCGCACGCTTGTGACGTTGGCGGGCCCGACGCGTCTGCGCCTGAAGGTTCGGCGTTGCGAGCAGGCTGGCTGCGAGCGCCGGGACCTTCCTTGGCGGCCTGAGGCGGAAGGCTCGATCGCCTTGGCGAAGCACGAGTTTGGGCTGGACGTGATCGCGCTGGCGGGGGTGCTGCGCCACCGCGACCACCGCAGCGTGCCGGAGATCCACCAGGCCCTGCGGGCGCGCGGGCTGGAGATCTCCGAGCGGAGCGTGACCAACCTGCTCGACCGTTACGACGAACTGCTGGCGACGTCGTTGACCGACAGCCGTCGGCTGCGGGCGCTGCTGGCGAAGCAGAGGCGGGTGATCCTGGCGCTGGACGGCTTGCAGCCGGACGTGGGGCACGAGGTCCTGTGGGTGGTGCGCGACTGCGTCTCGGGCGAGGTGTTGCTGGCGCGGAGCCTGCTCTCCGGCACGGCCAGGGACCTCGCCCCGCTGCTGAGGGAGGTGACGGAGGCGGTGGGCGTGCCGGTCGTGGGGGTGGTCAGCGACGGCCAGACCTCGATCCGTCGGGCAGTGGAGCGGGCGCTGCCCGGGGTGCCGCACCAGCTTTGCCAGTTCCACTTTTTGCGCGAGGCGGTGCTGCCGATCTTCGAGGCCGACCGGCACGCGAAGAAGGAGTTGAAGAAGCGGGTTCGCGGCGTCCGCCAGATCGAGCGGTCCGTCGAGGGCAGCGATGAGCCGCAGGCCGAGGTGGTGCGCGGCTACTGCGCGGCGGTGCGCAGTGCCATCACCGACGACGGCCGTCCGCCGCTGGCGGCCGCGGGCCTGAAGCTCAAGGGGCGGCTGGAGGCGGTGGCGGACAGCCTGGACCGTGTGGCGGAAAAAGGGGGGA ACACGCCGCCGCTCGCGCGACTACAAGACCTGATCGAACGCGGTCTGGAGCAGACGGCCGCGTTGTGGCCGGACATCGAGCGGGTCTATCCATGGGTGCACAAGGCCGCTCACCTCCTGAACAACCATGATGCCGAGGATGCTGCCACCCTCCAGCGTCGCTTCGACGGCCTGGTCGGCGCCATGGCCCGTCACCGTGACAGCGCAGGCAGCCTCAGCGGCGCCGTCGACCATTTCTGTAAGGTCACCCGCAGCTATCGCCCCGGGTTGTTCCACTGCTACGCCGTCCTGGGCCTGCCGCGCACCAACAACGACCTCGAGCATGAGTTCGGCTCGCAGCGTTACCACGAGCGGCGGGCCACCGGCCGCAAGGTGGCCTCACCCGCGGCCGTGCTGCGTGGCGAAGCGCGCCTGGTCGCCGCCGTCGCCACCAGGCGCCATTCGCCCAACGGCGCTGATCTTGGCCGCGTCGACCGTGAGCGATGGAAGGAGTTACGACGGCGTCTCGATCGTCGGCGCCACGCCCGCACCATGCGCACCCGCTTCCGCCGTGATCCGACCGCCTATCTGGCAGAGCTGGAGGACAAAGCCTGCCAGTCAATCTTGCCAACCTAG
- a CDS encoding restriction endonuclease, with product MLAATPPKIDGAFLLQFAEFQAFQSRTKSHDAPAAAEGTSAPTPTPVEPTSTPEEQITTASLALTEVLRDALLARVLEASPTFFERLIIDLLLAMGYGGSQTDARQQLGGTGDGGVDGVIRHS from the coding sequence GTGCTGGCCGCTACCCCGCCGAAGATCGACGGTGCTTTCCTGCTTCAGTTCGCCGAGTTCCAGGCGTTCCAGTCCCGGACCAAGTCGCATGACGCCCCTGCGGCCGCTGAGGGCACCTCCGCACCGACTCCGACGCCCGTAGAGCCGACCAGCACTCCCGAGGAGCAGATCACGACCGCCTCGCTGGCGCTCACCGAGGTCCTGCGGGACGCGCTGCTGGCCCGGGTCCTGGAGGCCTCGCCGACCTTCTTCGAGAGGCTGATCATCGACCTCCTGCTGGCGATGGGCTACGGCGGCTCGCAGACCGACGCCCGCCAGCAGCTCGGCGGCACCGGCGACGGAGGCGTCGACGGGGTGATCCGCCATTCCTAA
- the hypB gene encoding hydrogenase nickel incorporation protein HypB translates to MTVHEHLLAANDHVAAHVREHLDANGVLAVNIMSSPGSGKTRLLEATIEALRPHARIAVIEGDLETENDADRIRRHGVRAVQITTGVTCHLDATMVHDALHAIPLKDVDLLFIENVGNLVCPADFDVGAHLSVVLLSVTEGDDKPEKYPVIFRGADMVLVSKTDLLAFITEFDVGLARACVGRLGGTRPLLEVSAKTGQGIGDWTDWVLKQLAARRATHPKHEHVPSHSHAVQEAI, encoded by the coding sequence GTGACGGTCCATGAACACTTGCTGGCGGCAAACGACCACGTCGCCGCGCATGTGCGCGAACATCTCGATGCGAACGGCGTGCTGGCGGTCAACATCATGTCGTCGCCGGGCTCGGGCAAGACCAGGCTGCTGGAGGCAACGATCGAGGCGTTGCGTCCACATGCGCGCATCGCCGTCATCGAGGGTGACCTGGAAACCGAAAACGACGCGGATCGTATCCGCCGGCATGGCGTGCGCGCGGTGCAGATCACGACCGGCGTCACCTGCCATCTCGACGCGACGATGGTGCACGATGCGCTGCACGCGATCCCGCTCAAGGATGTGGACCTGCTGTTCATCGAGAATGTCGGCAACCTGGTGTGCCCGGCGGATTTCGACGTCGGGGCACATCTCAGCGTGGTGCTGCTCTCGGTGACGGAGGGCGACGACAAGCCGGAAAAATACCCGGTGATCTTCCGCGGGGCCGACATGGTGCTGGTCAGCAAGACCGACCTGCTGGCGTTCATCACCGAGTTCGATGTCGGCCTCGCCCGTGCCTGCGTCGGGCGGCTGGGCGGGACACGGCCGTTGCTGGAGGTATCGGCGAAGACCGGACAGGGGATTGGTGACTGGACCGATTGGGTGCTGAAACAACTCGCGGCCCGGCGCGCAACCCATCCGAAGCATGAGCACGTGCCATCACATAGCCATGCCGTTCAGGAAGCGATCTGA